Below is a genomic region from Hylemonella gracilis.
GGACAAGCATCTGCCCAAGACCATCGAGTTGCTGGGCGAGCGCGGCCTGCAATTGGCGGGCGCGGAGATCGTCGGCGATGACCCGGCACGCATCACCGCGGTCTTGCGACGGGCGTTCGAGCGAGCGGCTTCGGGTGAGGTGGTCTTCAGTTGTGGCGGCATTGGTGCCACGCCGGATGACCATACGCGACAGTGTGCCGCTGCGGCCTTGGGGCGTCGCCTGCACTTGCATCCCCAGGCGGCCGAGTTGATCCATGAGCGTGCACGGGACATGGCGCTTGAAAAAGGGGGGTCCTACGACCCGGACCAACCCGACAACGTGCACCGACTGAACATGGGGGTGTTTCCGGAGGGGGCGGAAATCCTGCCCAATCCTTACAACAAGATTCCTGGTTTCAGCATCGAGAGGGTCGGTGGCGGTGCGCCGACGTCGACACAGGGTGCGGTGCATTTCATGCCGGGTTTTCCCATCATGGCCTGGCCCATGATGGAATCACTGCTGGACACGAAATATGCGCATCTTCATGCGCGTGGCGCCTGGGGAGAGCGGTCGATCATCGTGTACGGCGCGATGGAAGCTGTGCTCACGCCTCTGATGGAGGCGATCGAGGCCGGGCACCCAGGGGTCAAGGTCTTCAGCTTGCCCAGTGTGGATCATCCCGAACATGGCCGCCACATCGAGCTGGGCGTCAAAGGGGTACCGACACAGATGGTTCCCGCCTATGAGGAAATGCTCGCAAGTCTGCAGGCCATGGGCTGTCGACTTGGCCCCGAATTGGTGCGAATCGTCTGAAGCCATGGATCGGGTGGCGGACTCGCTCCTCATTAATCCCTTATTTGGTGCATTTTGGGGGTCGGTATCTGCATTTAAATGGGGCGTTCAGATCGCGCAAAGGCGCACAATAGGAGGCTTGGTGCCCTCGGAGCAGGTGTCGGCTCCGTATGAGTGCCTGATGCGCACCGGAATTGGCACAAAAACTGCATCGAAGCAGGTGCTGCCTACAGCTTTCAGACAAACGATTTTTCAACCAACCTTCCTAGCAGGAGTACCCAGATGGCCAAGACCGTCGCAGACGTGATGAAGATGGTGAAGGAGAACGAGGTCAAGTTCGTTGACTTCCGTTTCACCGACACCCGTGGCAAGGAACAGCACGTGAGCGTGCCCGTCTCCCATTTTGACGAAGACAAATTCACCTCGGGCCACGCCTTCGACGGTTCTTCCATCGCTGGTTGGAAGGGCATCGAAGCCTCGGACATGCTGCTCATGCCTGATCCGAACACCGCGAACATTGATCCTTTCTTCGAAGAGACCACGCTGTTCCTCTCCTGCGACGTGCTGGAGCCGGGTGACGGCAAGTCCTATGACCGCGATCCGCGTTCCATCGCCAAGCGCGCCGAGTCCTACCTGAAGGCTTCTGGCCTGGGCGATACCGCCTTTTTCGGTCCGGAACCCGAATTCTTCATCTTCGATAACGTGCGCTGGGGCGCCGACATGTCCGGCTCCTTCGTCAAGATCGACGAGTACGAGGCGCCCTGGAACAGCGGTGCCAAGCTCGAAGGCGGCAACCGCGGCCACCGTCCCACCGTCAAGGGCGGCTATTTCCCGGTGCCCCCGGTCGACAGCACGCAGGACATGCGCGCCGAGATGTCGCTGATCCTCGAATCCCTGGGCATCCCGGTCGAAGTGTTCCACCACGAAGTGGCGGGCGCGGGCCAGAACGAGATCGGCACCAAGTTCAGCACGCTGGTGCAGCGCGCCGACTGGACCATCCTGTTGAAGTACGTGGTGCAGAACGTCGCTAATGCCTACGGCAAGACGGCCACCTTCATGCCCAAGCCCATCGTGGGCGACAACGGTTCCGGCATGCACGTGCACCAGTCGGTCTGGAAGGACGGCAAGAACCTGTTCGCTGGCGAAGGCTATGCGGGCCTGTCCGAGTTCGCTCTGTACTACATCGGTGGCATCATCAAGCACGCCCGCGCGCTGAACGCCATCACCAACCCCGGCACCAACAGCTATAAGCGCCTGGTGCCCGGCTTCGAAGCCCCGGTGAAGCTGGCATACAGCTCGCGCAACCGTTCCGCCTCGATCCGCATCCCCTTCGTGGCCAACCCCAAGGGCCGTCGCATTGAAGCGCGTTTCCCCGATCCGACCGCCAACCCCTACCTGGCCTTCTCGGCCCTGCTGATGGCCGGTCTGGACGGCGTGGAAAACAAGATCCATCCGGGCGAAGCTGCCACCAAGGATCTGTACCACCTGCCGCCGGAAGAAGACGCGAAGATCCCGACCGTCTGCCACAGCCTGGATCAGGCGCTGGAGTACTTGGACAAGGACCGCGCCTTCCTGACCAAGGGCGGTGTCTTCACGGACACCATGATCGATGCCTACATCGAACTCAAGATGCAGGAAGTCACGCGTTTCCGCATGACCACGCACCCGATCGAGTTCGACATGTACTACTCGCTGTAATCACGCACGCGTGGTTACGCGGCACCGCAAGCCATTTGTTTCCGCCGATCGCGAAGGCGATTTCGCCGAAGACAGGTGGCCTGGGGTGCGGCACGATCAAGGGACGGCCTCGCGCCGTCCCTTTTTTGCTTGGATTTTTTTGGCTTGGAAGTAGGCCCCGCATGAACTCCTCGCACCCCTGCTGGCATCCGCTCCCGTCGCGCGCGACCGCTGTGCCAAAGTCCGCACGACGGGCGGTTCTACCGCTTGCTGGCGTATCACGGTGCCGATCCGCCCACCACCCATGAACGCCATGACCGTCAGCTTGCCGCAAAGCCGCATGAGCGCCGAGCACCGATTCCACGCCTTCGACCTGCTGGCGACCCTGGTGGCCGTGGTGCGCAGTGATGGTGAGTTGCTCTACGCCAACGCCGCCCTGGAGGATGTGCAGGGCATGTCGCGCCGCAGCATGGGCGAGGGCAATTTCTCCACCTACTTCGCCGAGCCGCGCGTGCTCCTGCAGGCCCTGGGTGGCGTGCGTGCCAACGAATACTCGACCTTGCGCTACGACGCGAGCCTGCGGCGCGTGGGGCGCGATCTGCTGCCGGTGCACGTGAATTTGACGCAGACCGATGTGCCCGACGAAATCCTCGTCGAGATGATGCCGTTGGAGCAGCAGGCGCGGCAGGAACGCGAGGAACGCCTGCTTGATCAGGCGCAGGCCAACAAGGAACTGATACGCAACCTCGCGCACGAGATCAAGAACCCCCTGGGGGGCATACGTGGCGCGGCGCAGTTGCTGGAAATGGAAATCGATCCGCAGCTCACCGAATACACACGCGTCATCATTCACGAAGCTGATCGCTTGCAGACCCTGGTGGATCGTCTTTTGGCGCCGCACCGCAGGCCGCACGTGGTGGGCGATGTCAACATTCATGAAGTCTGCGAGCGCGTGCGATCGCTCGTGTTGGTGGAGTTTCCCCGGGGGTTGCGCGTGGTCCGCGACTACGATACTTCCATACCGGAGTTCCGGGGTGATCGTGAGCAGTTGATTCAGGCTGTGTTGAACATCGCGCACAACGCCTGTCAGGCCTTGGTCGAGCGCGTCGCCTCGGGTGACGCGCGTCTGACGTTTCGTACACGCATCGCGCGATCCATCACCTTCGGCAAGCAGCGCTACAGACTGGCACTGGAATTGCATGTCATCGACAACGGGCCCGGTGTGCCGGACTCGATCAAGGACCGCATTTTTTTCCCGCTTGTGTCGGGGCGCGAAGGTGGTTCCGGCCTGGGGCTGACGTTGGCGCAAACCTTCGTGCAGCAGCATCACGGTCTGATCGAGTGCGACAGCGAGCCGGGCCGGACCGATTTCAAAATTCTGATTCCGCTGCCTTGAGCTTGAATAGCGCATGCAAACAAAGGGAGGCGGTGTGAACACCAAGACCAAGGACTACGCCGAGATGAAGCCGATCTGGATCGCAGACGATGACCAATCCATACGCTTCGTGCTCGAGAAGGCGCTGCAGCGCGAGCAATTGCCCACGCGCAGTTTCACCAATCCCAAGGACGTGCTGGCTGCGCTGGACGAAGAGAACGAAGCACCGCAGGTGCTGGTGAGCGATATCCGCATGCCGGGTGGCACGGGTCTGGAACTGCTTGAGAAGGTCAAGGCGCGTTATCCGGGCTTGCCCGTCATCATCATGACGGCGTTCAGCGACCTCGACAGCGCCGTGTCGGCCTTCCAGGGGGGGGCCTTCGAATACCTGCCCAAACCGTTTGACTTGCCCAAGGCGCTGGAACTGATCCATCGTGCCGTGGAGGAAAGCCAGCGCGAGGAAGTGGCGCAGGAAACCTTGGCCGAAACGCCCGAGATGCTGGGCCAGGCCCCGGCCATGCAGGACGTGTTCCGTGCCATCGGTCGCCTGTCCCAGAGCAACGTGACCGTGCTCATCACGGGCGAGAGTGGTTCCGGTAAGGAACTGGTCGCGCGCGCGCTGCACAAGCATTCGCCGCGTGCCCAGGGTCCCTTCGTGGCCATCAACACGGCGGCCATCCCGAAGGACCTGTTGGAGAGTGAACTGTTCGGCCATGAGCGCGGCGCCTTCACCGGTGCCCAGACCATGCGCCGTGGTCGTTTCGAGCAGGCCGAAGGCGGCACGCTCTTCCTCGATGAAATCGGCGACATGCCTTTTGATCTGCAGACGCGCTTGTTGCGCGTGCTGAGTGATGGGCATTTCTACCGCGTGGGCGGGCACAGCGCCGTCAAGGCCAATGTGCGCGTCATCGCCGCCACCCACCAGGATCTGGAGCAGCGCGTCAAGGAAGGCGTGTTCCGCGAAGACTTGTTCCACCGCCTCAACGTGATCCGCCTGCGCCTGCCTGCCTTGCGCGAACGCAAGGAAGACGTGCCCATGCTCACGCGGCATTTCCTGCAACAGAGCGCGCGCCAACTGGGCGTGGAGCCCAAGCGCATCGCGGACGCCGCGCTGGAAAAACTCAGCCGCTTTGGCTTCCCGGGCAATGTGCGCCAGCTTGAAAACGTCTGCCATTGGCTGACGGTCATGGCGCCGGCTCAGGTGATCGAGCCCAAGGACTTGCCGCCGGAGGTGATTCAGGCGGTGGATGGCATCGGCGCTGCATCGTTGGCACCTGTGAGCGTGCCGCCGGTGATCGCACCTGTGGCCGCACCGGCCTCGGAAGCGGCCCTGGTTGGCGAACGTGCCGTGGGGGAAGCGGCACCGACCGGTGCCATCACCACCTCTGCCTCCGTGCCCCTGGCAGCGGGCGACTGGGAAAGCAGCCTGCAGCAAGAAGCCCTCACCCTGTTGCAGTCCGGGCGGGTCGACGTGTGGGATGAACTGAGCCGTCGCTTCGAGCGCAAGCTCATCCTGACCGCCTTGGACACCACACGTGGTCGCCGCATCGAGGCCGCGCACAAGCTGGGCATCGGTCGCAACACCATCACGCGCAAGATCCAGGAACTGGGGCTGGAAGAGGGCTGACAGTCCTCCTCCATTCCACCCACCCCAGGGCATAGGTCTTCGGGACTGGGTTCTGGGCCGGTGCCTGTGCTGCGGGGCCTGTCTAAGGCCGCGCGATGAAGTCGACCACGGCCTGCACCACGTCACGGTCATGCAGCACACGGTTGTGCCCCAGGCCCTCGCTCCAGTGCAGGGTCGTGCCTGGGCGCAGGCGGGCGAGGTGGTGGCTGTTCTCCGGGCTGGCTTCGGCGTCATCCCGGTCGTGGACCAACAAGGCCCGGCCACGCAGTCGGGGCAGGTGGTGGTCCAGCGAGTAGTCACGCCACCATGAAGGGCCGAAGGCGTCCGCGAAGGCCGTCTCCAGTCGAACGAGCAACTCCGGGCTCAGGCCCATCCGCAGTTGAAAGGCCCGCAGCACGCTCTTGAGGTTGGCCGTGGGCGCGATGCCCACGTAAGACGCCGGGCTGTCCAACTGATGCAGCGCCATGGCCGTCGCCGTGGCGCCGAGCGAATGGCCGATCACCGCGTGGACCCCACCCGCATGCAAGACCACGTCATGCAGCAGTTGGGCGTACTGGTCGATTCGATAGGGGCGTGGCGCCTGACCACCGTGTCCAGGCGCGTCCAGCAACAGCACGCGGTAACCGGCCGACTGCAGCACCGGCACGAAGCTGCCCAATTGGGCACCGTACGCCCCCCAGCCATGCGCCAGCAACACGGCCGGGCCTTGACCCCAGCCATGAACCAGGGCTCCGTGCTCGCCGGAATACACCTCGAAGCGATGTTCCACCGTGGCCAGTAGCGTGCGGGCACGCTCGTTCGGGCGGGTGCGTGGGGGCGTGAACCAGAGCCGCCACAAAAGCCGGGTGGCCAGGTCGGGGGAGACCCACGCCAACAGGTTCAGCGCCCGTCCGAGGCGGCGCTGTGGACTGACGCCAGAGTGGACCTCCTCGGGCAGGAAACTGGCCTGTTGCGCGTACGCAGCCGAGGGTGTCAACTCGGCAAGGGGCGACGGTGGATGGGGGGATGGGGAAGTCAAGGCAATCGTCATGGCAGAACCTCGGGAAGCTGAAATGCACAGGACGGGATGTTCTGCTTGCCAGCTCGGGGATCCAAGTGGCAATATCGACACTATGAATGCTGATAACGCCAAAACTGAGGGGGCACCTCCTCTGAAGGTTGCGCTGGTGCTCACGCCGCAATGTGTGCTGTCCGGTGTGCTCGGTGTGATGGACATGCTGAGCACGGCGAACTACGTGGCCCGCAAGTTCCCGGGCGTCGACGTCCGGTTCCAGCCCATGCTGGTCTCGGCGGACGGCATGCCCGTGGAGACGATGAATGGGGTCAGCATGCCGGCGCAGTCCAATTTGCCGGACCCGCATGCCGTGGCCATCGCCTTCCTGCCTTCCGGCCCGCCCGCGAATTTCGGTGCCACGCGCATGCAGCAGTCACTACTGGGACAGCAAAAACTCATCGCCTGGTTGCGCGCGGTGCACGAGGCCGGAGGCCTGCTCGCCTCCTGCTGCACCGGCAGTTTTCTGCTCGCGGCCACCGGCTTGCTGGATGGTCGGCTGGCCACCACCCATTGGCGGGGCGAGGAGGCCTTTCGCACGCTGTTCCCGCGCGTGGAACTGCGTATCGACAGCCTGCTGGTGGAGGGCGAGCGCCTGCTGTGCGGCGGCGGGGCGCAGTCTTTTTCCAGCACGGTGCTGCGGTTGATCAGCCAGATGCAAGGCGAGGCCGTGGCGGCGCAGACTGCTCGTCTGATGTTGGCCGATGGCCACACCAGCGGACAGAACGCTTACCGGCTCTGGGTGCCGCGGCGCGACCATGGCGACGAGGCCATCGCACTGGGCCAGCAGTGGCTGGAAACCCACTACCGTGAAGCTTTTGATCTGGATGGCCTCGCCGCGCAATTGCGGCTGACACCGCGCACGCTGATGCGCCGCTTCCGCCAGGCCACGGGACTGACGCCCCTGCAGTACCAGCAAAGTCTGCGGATCGAGGCCGCCAAGGCGCAACTCGAAGCCTCGCGCGAGTCGGTGAGTCAGATCGTCTGGCAGACGGGCTATGAAGACGCCAGCTCCTTCCAGCGTCTTTTCAAGCGTGAGACCGGGCTGACCATGGCGGAATACCGGCAGCGCTTCGGGCAGCGGCGCTGGCGGGCGGAGGGTGGTGGTCTCGTGGGCGCGGGCACGCACACTGGCCTGGCCTGACACGCCGCGCGAGCCATCGGGGCAGGCGCGCCGGGTGCTGCGTTCCGGGGTGTCAGTCGAACAGTCCCGGCCCGCCGAAGCGCGCGCCTTCCAGTTCCAGCATCTTCAGCTTGGTCTGCGTACCGCCGTGGGCGGAGAAGCCGACGCCTTTCGCGCCAGCGCCCAGCACGCGATGGCAAGGCACCACCGGAGCGTAGGGGTTCGATCCCATCGCCTGGCCCACGGCACGCGCGGTGCCGGGCGCGCCGAGTTGTTCGGCGACCTCGCCGTAGGTCCCGGTCTCGCCCGGCGGGATGCGCCGCACCCACTCGTACACGCGTTGGTGGAAGGGCGGCACGCCCTCCATGTCCAACACCAGATGCGTCAAATCCCGTGGCTCCTGGGGATGGCCCGCCAGCAGGGCCGTGATGGCGACGATGGCCACCTGCGCGGAGAGGGACGGCTCGATCTCCGGGGCGCCCGGAAAACGTCGCCGCATGCGTGTCCGCGTGGCCGCCTCGTCGGCCTCCGGGAGCTGGACGCCGGTCAGCCCGCGCGCGCTCCAGGCCAGGCCGCAGTGGCCGAGCGGCGTCGGGAACAAGGCATAACCCAGGGTGTCCACGGTGTGCGGCGGCGCGGAGGATCGGTCTAGGGCTCAGAACCCCTGAAGTTCCAACACCACCGGCGCGTGGTCACTGGGCTGCTTGTTCTTGCGGGGCAGGCGGTCGATGGTGCAACCCCGCACGGCGGGCTTCAGCGCCTCGCTGACCAGGATGTGGTCGATGCGCAGGCCGCGGTTCTTCTGGAAGCCCAGCATGCGGTAGTCCCACCAGGAGTAGCTTTTCTCTGGCTGGTCGAACAGGCGGTAGGCGTCGTGCAGGCCCAGCGCCAGCAGGGCCTTGAACTGCTCACGTTCTTGCGTGGTGTGGTGGATGGTTTCGCGCAGGCCCTCGGGGTCGTACGAGTCACGGTCATCCGGCGCGATGTTGTAGTCGCCGAGCAGGACAAGCCGGGTTTGCGAGGCCAATTCGGCCCGGACCTGGGCATTCAGCGCGTTCATCCAGCGCATCTTGTAGGCGAACTTCTCGCTGCCCGGCTCCTGGCCGTTGACGAAATAGCCATTGATGACGCGCAGCGGGCCTTGTGGCGTGTCCAGCGTGGCCGTGATGACGCGCGACTGTTCGTCCTCGAAGCCCATGATGTTGCGCGTGACGTCGCGCAAGGCGGGCAGGGAGAGGCGTGAAATCAGCGCCACGCCGTTGTAGGTTTTCTGGCCGAAGGCCTCGGCCCGATAACCCGCCGCCTCGAATTCGGCGTGAGGGAACTTGTCATCGGTGAGCTTGAGTTCCTGCAGCGCCAGCAGGTCGATCGGTGCGCCGCCTGCGGCCTGCGCGGCCAGCCAATCCAGCACCTGGGGCAGGCGCACGCCGAGGGAGTTCACGTTCCAGGTGGCGAGTTTCATGGCACTGCAGTCGGGTTCAATAGTGGAACAGGGCCAGCGCACCGACGGTCACGCCCAGGGCGCCACCGACCAGCATCAGGTGTTCCAGCCACCGCTTGCGCGTGAGCAGCGCGATGGCGGCGATCGCGATCGCAACCTGTAGCACAGTCGTGGCCTGGGCCCAGCGGTGGTGCAGGTGCAGTTCTTCGTCGCTGCGATGGTCCCAGGCCAGGGACTCGGCCTCCAGCTTCTCGGCCTGCTTGCGGATCTCTTCCTTCTCGGTCTCGTAGCGGGCGATCTTGGCCTGGTACTTGGCCTTTTCCGCCGCGCTGGGGGTCAGGTCGCGCGAGACCTCGGCCAGAGACTGCTTGGTGCTCTTGGACTGGAAGTAGTTCCACTGGTTGGCGGCTTCCGTCTTCTTGATGGCCGCGTTGTTCTTGTAGAGGCCGGCGTTGGCCTGGGTGGCGCCACCCATGTAGGAAAAGATCGCGCCGACCGTGGCGATGATGGCCGTGAACATGGCGATCTGATTGGTCAGCCCGCCTCCCTGCTTGCCGTGACCGGCGGATTCGGAGGCGTGCTGCGCGGCATGTTCGAGTTCGTGGTCGTGCGGACCATGCACGTGAAAACCTTGTCCAGACATGATGAAATGGGCTTGTAATGGATGAAAAGAAAAGGTGGGATGAAAAACGCGAAATGGGGATTCGCGGGACCGAACTGTAGCGAAATGCCGTGACACATGTCGGAGCGACTCGACTTTCTGAGGCGGGACGCCGCGCACCTCTGCCCCGACGGACCCTGTGAGCGCGTCAGGGGCTCAGCCGGCCATGCGCTGGGTGTAGGTGACGAAGTTCAGGGTCAGCCCGTTGGCCGCCACCAGGCGTTCCCGCCCGGTTTCCACCCAGGAGGGGCCGAGCACGGGCGCGTAGGCGTCGCCGTCGAAGTCGGCCTCGATTTCCGTGACCACCGCCGTGCTGGCCAGGGGCAGGGCCTGCGCGTAGATCTGTGCGCCGCCGATGATCCAGACGTCCGCCGCATCGCGGCAATGCTGCAGCGCCTCGTCGAGCGAATGCGCCACAGCCGCCTCGCCCTGCGTACCGTCGGCCTTCCAGCCGGACTGGCGGGTCACGACCACATTGCGGCGACCGGGCAACGGCCGAAAACGCGGCGGCAGCGATTCCCAGGTCTTGCGGCCCATGATGACGGGCGCGCCTAGGGTCGTGCGCTTGAAGTGCGCCAGGTCTTCGGGCAGGTGCCAGGGCATCACGCCATCCTTGCCGATCACGCCGTTGGCGGCGCGCGCGTAGATCAGGTGGAGCTTCGGGTTCTGGGGTGTCATGCCACTTCCTTTCGGCCGCCCCGGCCGAGCACGCCGGGCGGCAGCAGCACGGCGGCGATGGCCGCAGTCACGCAGACGATGGCCGCCCAGTCCTGCCAGTGCGGTGCCTCGCCGATCAGCAGGGCGGCGCTGAGCGTGCCCACCAGCGGGATCGCCATCACGCTCATGGCGCTGGTGGCCGGCGGCAGGTGGCGGGCCAGGCCGGTCCACAGGGTCTGGGCGAAGCCGTAGTTGATGAAGGCGGCATAGGCCAGGGCGAGCCACATGGGCCCGCTGAATTGCCAGGCTGGCC
It encodes:
- the xth gene encoding exodeoxyribonuclease III, encoding MKLATWNVNSLGVRLPQVLDWLAAQAAGGAPIDLLALQELKLTDDKFPHAEFEAAGYRAEAFGQKTYNGVALISRLSLPALRDVTRNIMGFEDEQSRVITATLDTPQGPLRVINGYFVNGQEPGSEKFAYKMRWMNALNAQVRAELASQTRLVLLGDYNIAPDDRDSYDPEGLRETIHHTTQEREQFKALLALGLHDAYRLFDQPEKSYSWWDYRMLGFQKNRGLRIDHILVSEALKPAVRGCTIDRLPRKNKQPSDHAPVVLELQGF
- the glnA gene encoding type I glutamate--ammonia ligase produces the protein MAKTVADVMKMVKENEVKFVDFRFTDTRGKEQHVSVPVSHFDEDKFTSGHAFDGSSIAGWKGIEASDMLLMPDPNTANIDPFFEETTLFLSCDVLEPGDGKSYDRDPRSIAKRAESYLKASGLGDTAFFGPEPEFFIFDNVRWGADMSGSFVKIDEYEAPWNSGAKLEGGNRGHRPTVKGGYFPVPPVDSTQDMRAEMSLILESLGIPVEVFHHEVAGAGQNEIGTKFSTLVQRADWTILLKYVVQNVANAYGKTATFMPKPIVGDNGSGMHVHQSVWKDGKNLFAGEGYAGLSEFALYYIGGIIKHARALNAITNPGTNSYKRLVPGFEAPVKLAYSSRNRSASIRIPFVANPKGRRIEARFPDPTANPYLAFSALLMAGLDGVENKIHPGEAATKDLYHLPPEEDAKIPTVCHSLDQALEYLDKDRAFLTKGGVFTDTMIDAYIELKMQEVTRFRMTTHPIEFDMYYSL
- a CDS encoding competence/damage-inducible protein A; amino-acid sequence: MTTFSLILIGDEILSGKRVDKHLPKTIELLGERGLQLAGAEIVGDDPARITAVLRRAFERAASGEVVFSCGGIGATPDDHTRQCAAAALGRRLHLHPQAAELIHERARDMALEKGGSYDPDQPDNVHRLNMGVFPEGAEILPNPYNKIPGFSIERVGGGAPTSTQGAVHFMPGFPIMAWPMMESLLDTKYAHLHARGAWGERSIIVYGAMEAVLTPLMEAIEAGHPGVKVFSLPSVDHPEHGRHIELGVKGVPTQMVPAYEEMLASLQAMGCRLGPELVRIV
- a CDS encoding alpha/beta fold hydrolase, producing MTIALTSPSPHPPSPLAELTPSAAYAQQASFLPEEVHSGVSPQRRLGRALNLLAWVSPDLATRLLWRLWFTPPRTRPNERARTLLATVEHRFEVYSGEHGALVHGWGQGPAVLLAHGWGAYGAQLGSFVPVLQSAGYRVLLLDAPGHGGQAPRPYRIDQYAQLLHDVVLHAGGVHAVIGHSLGATATAMALHQLDSPASYVGIAPTANLKSVLRAFQLRMGLSPELLVRLETAFADAFGPSWWRDYSLDHHLPRLRGRALLVHDRDDAEASPENSHHLARLRPGTTLHWSEGLGHNRVLHDRDVVQAVVDFIARP
- a CDS encoding dihydrofolate reductase encodes the protein MTPQNPKLHLIYARAANGVIGKDGVMPWHLPEDLAHFKRTTLGAPVIMGRKTWESLPPRFRPLPGRRNVVVTRQSGWKADGTQGEAAVAHSLDEALQHCRDAADVWIIGGAQIYAQALPLASTAVVTEIEADFDGDAYAPVLGPSWVETGRERLVAANGLTLNFVTYTQRMAG
- a CDS encoding DUF4337 domain-containing protein — its product is MSGQGFHVHGPHDHELEHAAQHASESAGHGKQGGGLTNQIAMFTAIIATVGAIFSYMGGATQANAGLYKNNAAIKKTEAANQWNYFQSKSTKQSLAEVSRDLTPSAAEKAKYQAKIARYETEKEEIRKQAEKLEAESLAWDHRSDEELHLHHRWAQATTVLQVAIAIAAIALLTRKRWLEHLMLVGGALGVTVGALALFHY
- a CDS encoding GlxA family transcriptional regulator produces the protein MNADNAKTEGAPPLKVALVLTPQCVLSGVLGVMDMLSTANYVARKFPGVDVRFQPMLVSADGMPVETMNGVSMPAQSNLPDPHAVAIAFLPSGPPANFGATRMQQSLLGQQKLIAWLRAVHEAGGLLASCCTGSFLLAATGLLDGRLATTHWRGEEAFRTLFPRVELRIDSLLVEGERLLCGGGAQSFSSTVLRLISQMQGEAVAAQTARLMLADGHTSGQNAYRLWVPRRDHGDEAIALGQQWLETHYREAFDLDGLAAQLRLTPRTLMRRFRQATGLTPLQYQQSLRIEAAKAQLEASRESVSQIVWQTGYEDASSFQRLFKRETGLTMAEYRQRFGQRRWRAEGGGLVGAGTHTGLA
- the glnL gene encoding nitrogen regulation protein NR(II), which encodes MNAMTVSLPQSRMSAEHRFHAFDLLATLVAVVRSDGELLYANAALEDVQGMSRRSMGEGNFSTYFAEPRVLLQALGGVRANEYSTLRYDASLRRVGRDLLPVHVNLTQTDVPDEILVEMMPLEQQARQEREERLLDQAQANKELIRNLAHEIKNPLGGIRGAAQLLEMEIDPQLTEYTRVIIHEADRLQTLVDRLLAPHRRPHVVGDVNIHEVCERVRSLVLVEFPRGLRVVRDYDTSIPEFRGDREQLIQAVLNIAHNACQALVERVASGDARLTFRTRIARSITFGKQRYRLALELHVIDNGPGVPDSIKDRIFFPLVSGREGGSGLGLTLAQTFVQQHHGLIECDSEPGRTDFKILIPLP
- the ntrC gene encoding nitrogen regulation protein NR(I), translated to MKPIWIADDDQSIRFVLEKALQREQLPTRSFTNPKDVLAALDEENEAPQVLVSDIRMPGGTGLELLEKVKARYPGLPVIIMTAFSDLDSAVSAFQGGAFEYLPKPFDLPKALELIHRAVEESQREEVAQETLAETPEMLGQAPAMQDVFRAIGRLSQSNVTVLITGESGSGKELVARALHKHSPRAQGPFVAINTAAIPKDLLESELFGHERGAFTGAQTMRRGRFEQAEGGTLFLDEIGDMPFDLQTRLLRVLSDGHFYRVGGHSAVKANVRVIAATHQDLEQRVKEGVFREDLFHRLNVIRLRLPALRERKEDVPMLTRHFLQQSARQLGVEPKRIADAALEKLSRFGFPGNVRQLENVCHWLTVMAPAQVIEPKDLPPEVIQAVDGIGAASLAPVSVPPVIAPVAAPASEAALVGERAVGEAAPTGAITTSASVPLAAGDWESSLQQEALTLLQSGRVDVWDELSRRFERKLILTALDTTRGRRIEAAHKLGIGRNTITRKIQELGLEEG
- a CDS encoding methylated-DNA--[protein]-cysteine S-methyltransferase; translation: MDTLGYALFPTPLGHCGLAWSARGLTGVQLPEADEAATRTRMRRRFPGAPEIEPSLSAQVAIVAITALLAGHPQEPRDLTHLVLDMEGVPPFHQRVYEWVRRIPPGETGTYGEVAEQLGAPGTARAVGQAMGSNPYAPVVPCHRVLGAGAKGVGFSAHGGTQTKLKMLELEGARFGGPGLFD